In Engraulis encrasicolus isolate BLACKSEA-1 chromosome 15, IST_EnEncr_1.0, whole genome shotgun sequence, the following proteins share a genomic window:
- the LOC134464214 gene encoding myosin light chain kinase, smooth muscle-like: MSQQRTQLQKAQLQNQATHSSDGTAESVTVPPSGSSRSAGAPVLLRGLEDQTVMDGCFVRMVVEVTGDPEPSVFWLHNGKELVESEDVHFGRSGSECWLCIRDVFPEDSGKYIFVAWNHKGIVRAESILKVQEPSGGTRPWFIIRPKQAVAAAPGCHVLISAAVAGDPFPEVHWVRSGVGRLLTSGGGGAGEEVEREQLRIVQKGNIASLFIRKVASHHAGDYHIRLSSRGVSVGVGLARGTVRVSESESCRGSRTSSQPRQQTPGNKPSLQPQQERPEWDSSEQQQLSPKHQHHQHHHDQFQVQVQIQSQNRVQLPQPKQDHYNHKLHQDDHQQQQQQQDSWPLFRRHVQTRQSGEEQLRERQPVQWDFRSLLSTRKTTRNEQQ, from the exons CCACTCATAGCTCTGATGGTACAGCTGAGAGTGTCACAGTGCCTCCTAGTGGCAGCTCGAGGAGTGCAGGAGCGCCGGTCCTACTGAGGGGCTTGGAGGACCAGACAGTGATGGACGGCTGCTTTgtgaggatggtggtggaggtgacag GAGACCCTGAGCCCAGTGTGTTCTGGCTACACAATGGGAAAGAGCTGGTGGAGTCGGAAGACGTCCATTTCGGACGGAGCGGCAGCGAATGCTGGCTCTGCATTCGCGATGTCTTCCCCGAGGATTCAGGCAAATACATCTTTGTGGCCTGGAACCACAAAGGGATTGTGAGAGCTGAGTCGATACTGAAGGTGCAAG AACCCTCTGGTGGCACGCGGCCATGGTTCATCATCCGTCCGAAGCAAGCGGTGGCGGCAGCTCCCGGTTGTCACGTTCTCATCTCCGCGGCGGTCGCTGGGGACCCCTTCCCCGAGGTGCACTGGGTGCGGAGTGGCGTGGGGCGGCTGCTGACCTCGGGGGGCGGCGGTGCTggcgaggaggtggagagggagcagCTGAGGATCGTGCAGAAGGGCAACATCGCCTCTCTGTTCATCAGGAAAGTGGCGTCGCATCATGCCGGAGATTACCACATCCGGCTCAG ctcCAGAGGGGTTTCGGTGGGAGTTGGACTAGCGCGCGGGACCGTGAGAGTCAGTGAGTCTGAGAGCTGCAGAGGGAGCAGGACCTCCAGTCAGCCCAGGCAACAGACCCCAGGCAATAAGCCGTCCCTACAGCCCCAGCAGGAGAGGCCAGAGTGGGACTCCTCCGAGCAGCAGCAGCTATCCCCTAAgcatcagcaccaccagcaccaccacgacCAGTTCCAGGTCCAGGTCCAGATCCAGTCCCAGAACCGAGTCCAGCTTCCGCAGCCAAAACAGGACCACTACAATCACAAACTTCACCAGGacgaccaccagcagcagcagcagcagcaggatagCTGGCCCCTGTTCAGGAGACACGTGCAGACaaggcagagtggagaggagcagcTGCGAGAACGTCAGCCCGTGCAGTGGGACTTTCGCTCGCTGCTCAGCACCCGGAAAACCACCCGGAAC GAGCAGCAGTAG